In one window of Pseudomonas chlororaphis subsp. chlororaphis DNA:
- a CDS encoding iron-containing redox enzyme family protein codes for MWRQFYRSVSNPESFLGDVSIRRLMGLAAPGEAGAGGLAGLRVQIEHWRDEQARAYRELASQAAELGNQREFAEALLAHSAPLASVLGCWLQGMSAPGVFEDSAQLKLMELLAHDVGVGRPLASRADHFKSLLVQSGLTAYAVSPFELSTLPGLPDELFELPALLQAVSRRSDAFGDTLCGIDYAWRALGLSPWWSVLDAQQLDVRRLDLNQLDETAGDSSALEISQWVCEQVASQGSLRRLQLEAGAQWLFAALKTFNERLLAHCRAAVSPERLMGKMIQRMARAGAVYHQDYKMEGRSLAQWLREAQVDPVPLLEMLSRSRLIVPGNAEKSLLVNTLVAPNGRMFRIFSEADLSVIRKWIDGLSGPIQRAEAAEEPAPTPCNAVVRQVLGESIAEQGQWPKSLREAYFVLQGRALAPRTQAFAQAYVTRWLEQSRRSLQSSERTLPEAWNVGVLREWLLDKHDRHGQEFEESDPAAMPSREEIVDSTLQLAPLTLIDGAWLQGFTDLTLASSHVGYALFQTYWDELGNGSYALNHPKIYRDGLRQMGLELAPTGAREFAEDERLREASFRLPVYWLCLGKLPVTFMPEILGMNLAMELSGVGGSYRSARRFLRHYGFSTAFVDLHNTIDNVSTGHSAWAVDAIDAYMRQVAASKPAELAEHWQRVRVGYESLAPQPDRLTSWLRRLGIGSAGAVLPRSKTRGEDQALFHHEPIVPAVPVGVTA; via the coding sequence ATGTGGCGCCAGTTTTATCGATCAGTCAGCAATCCCGAGAGCTTTCTGGGGGATGTCAGTATTCGGCGCCTGATGGGCCTGGCCGCACCGGGTGAAGCCGGTGCGGGTGGCCTGGCCGGGTTGCGGGTACAGATCGAGCACTGGCGTGACGAGCAGGCCCGGGCTTACCGCGAACTGGCCAGCCAGGCCGCGGAGCTGGGCAACCAACGGGAATTCGCCGAGGCGCTGCTGGCGCACTCGGCGCCACTGGCCTCGGTATTGGGCTGCTGGTTGCAAGGCATGAGCGCCCCCGGTGTCTTCGAGGACAGCGCGCAGCTCAAGCTCATGGAGCTGCTGGCCCACGACGTGGGCGTCGGGCGGCCCCTGGCATCGCGCGCCGATCACTTCAAATCGCTGTTGGTACAGTCGGGGCTGACCGCCTATGCGGTTTCGCCGTTCGAACTTTCCACGCTCCCCGGCCTGCCTGACGAACTGTTCGAATTACCTGCATTGCTGCAAGCGGTCAGCCGCCGCAGCGATGCCTTTGGCGACACCCTGTGCGGCATCGATTATGCCTGGCGTGCCCTGGGGCTGAGTCCATGGTGGTCGGTGCTGGATGCGCAGCAGCTGGACGTCCGCCGGCTCGACCTGAACCAGCTGGATGAAACCGCGGGCGACAGTTCGGCGCTGGAAATCTCCCAGTGGGTCTGCGAGCAGGTCGCCAGCCAGGGCAGCCTTCGCCGCCTGCAACTGGAGGCGGGCGCCCAATGGTTGTTCGCGGCCCTGAAAACCTTCAACGAACGATTGCTGGCGCACTGCCGGGCCGCGGTATCGCCCGAGCGCCTGATGGGCAAGATGATCCAGCGCATGGCCCGGGCCGGCGCGGTCTATCACCAGGATTACAAGATGGAAGGCCGCAGCCTGGCGCAGTGGCTGCGTGAGGCCCAGGTCGACCCCGTGCCGCTGTTGGAAATGCTTTCGCGCAGCCGCCTGATCGTGCCGGGCAATGCCGAGAAGAGCCTGCTGGTCAATACACTGGTCGCGCCGAACGGGCGCATGTTCCGGATTTTCAGCGAGGCTGACCTGAGCGTCATCCGCAAGTGGATCGATGGCCTGTCCGGCCCGATCCAGCGTGCGGAAGCTGCCGAAGAACCAGCGCCAACCCCTTGCAATGCAGTGGTTCGGCAGGTACTGGGCGAGAGCATTGCAGAGCAGGGCCAGTGGCCCAAGAGCTTGCGCGAGGCCTATTTCGTCTTGCAGGGCAGGGCGCTGGCGCCGCGCACCCAGGCTTTTGCCCAGGCTTATGTGACCCGTTGGCTGGAACAGTCGCGGCGCTCGCTGCAAAGCTCCGAACGCACTTTGCCTGAAGCCTGGAATGTCGGCGTCTTGCGCGAATGGTTGCTGGACAAGCATGACCGCCATGGCCAGGAGTTCGAAGAAAGCGACCCGGCGGCCATGCCGTCGCGCGAAGAAATCGTCGACTCCACCCTGCAACTGGCACCGCTGACCCTGATCGACGGCGCCTGGCTCCAGGGTTTCACCGACCTGACGCTGGCCTCGTCCCATGTCGGCTATGCGCTGTTCCAGACCTATTGGGATGAGCTGGGTAACGGCTCCTATGCGTTGAACCATCCGAAAATCTACCGCGACGGCCTGCGCCAGATGGGCCTGGAGCTGGCGCCTACCGGTGCCCGCGAGTTCGCCGAGGATGAGCGGCTGCGCGAGGCGTCGTTCCGCTTGCCGGTCTACTGGCTGTGCCTGGGCAAGTTGCCGGTGACCTTCATGCCGGAAATCCTCGGCATGAACCTGGCGATGGAGCTGTCGGGGGTGGGCGGCAGCTATCGCTCGGCCCGGCGCTTCCTCAGGCACTACGGCTTCAGCACCGCGTTCGTCGACCTGCACAACACCATCGATAACGTCTCCACCGGGCATTCGGCCTGGGCGGTGGACGCCATCGACGCCTACATGCGCCAGGTCGCCGCCTCGAAACCGGCGGAACTGGCAGAGCACTGGCAGCGGGTCCGCGTCGGCTACGAGTCCCTGGCACCGCAGCCGGACCGCCTGACGTCCTGGTTGCGGCGCCTGGGTATCGGCTCCGCGGGTGCGGTGCTGCCCCGGAGCAAGACGCGGGGCGAGGACCAGGCGCTGTTTCATCACGAACCTATTGTCCCTGCCGTGCCGGTGGGCGTAACGGCCTGA
- the gcl gene encoding glyoxylate carboligase, which produces MSKMRAIEAAVLVMRREGVDTAFGIPGAAINPLYSALQKVGGIDHVLARHVEGASHMAEGYTRTKAGNIGVCIGTSGPAGTDMVTGLYSASADSIPILCITGQAPRARLHKEDFQAVDITSIVKPVTKWATTVLEPGQVPYAFQKAFYEMRSGRPGPVLIDLPFDVQMAEIEFDIDAYQPLPLAKPSATRLQVEKALALLDQAERPLLVAGGGIINADASELLVEFAELTGIPVIPTLMGWGSIPDDHPQMVGMVGLQTSHRYGNATLLKSDVVLGIGNRWANRHTGSVDVYTEGRKFIHVDIEPTQIGRVFTPDLGIVSDASSALTVFIEVAREWQAAGKLKNRSAWLQDCQQRKSSLQRKTHFDNVPVKPQRVYEEMNQVFGKDTCYVSTIGLSQIAGAQFLHVYKPRHWINCGQAGPLGWTIPAALGVVKADPSRKVVALSGDYDFQFMIEELAVGAQFKLPYIHVVVNNSYLGLIRQAQRGFDMDYCVQLSFDNLNAPELNGYGVDHVAVAEGLGCKALRVFEPSGIQPALRQAQEMLEQFKVPVIVEIILERVTNISMGTEINAVNEFEDLALVGNDAPTAISLLD; this is translated from the coding sequence ATGAGCAAAATGAGAGCAATCGAAGCCGCCGTTCTGGTGATGCGCCGTGAAGGGGTCGATACCGCCTTTGGCATCCCCGGTGCCGCCATCAACCCGCTGTACAGCGCCCTGCAAAAGGTCGGCGGCATCGATCACGTCCTCGCTCGCCACGTCGAAGGCGCCTCGCACATGGCCGAGGGTTACACCCGCACCAAGGCCGGCAATATCGGCGTGTGCATCGGTACTTCCGGCCCTGCCGGCACCGACATGGTCACCGGCCTGTACAGCGCCTCGGCCGACTCGATCCCGATTCTCTGCATCACCGGCCAGGCCCCGCGTGCCCGCCTGCACAAGGAAGACTTCCAGGCCGTCGACATCACCAGCATCGTCAAGCCGGTGACCAAGTGGGCGACCACCGTCCTGGAACCCGGCCAGGTGCCCTACGCCTTCCAGAAAGCCTTTTATGAAATGCGCTCCGGCCGCCCCGGCCCGGTGCTGATCGACCTGCCGTTCGACGTGCAGATGGCCGAGATCGAATTCGACATCGACGCCTACCAGCCGCTGCCGCTAGCCAAGCCTTCGGCGACCCGGCTCCAGGTCGAAAAGGCCCTGGCCCTGCTGGACCAGGCCGAGCGCCCGCTGCTGGTGGCCGGTGGCGGCATCATCAATGCCGACGCCAGCGAACTGCTGGTGGAGTTCGCCGAGCTGACCGGCATCCCGGTCATTCCGACCCTGATGGGCTGGGGCAGCATCCCCGACGATCACCCACAGATGGTCGGCATGGTCGGCCTGCAGACCTCCCACCGCTACGGCAACGCCACCCTGCTCAAGTCTGATGTGGTCCTGGGCATCGGCAACCGCTGGGCCAACCGCCACACCGGTTCGGTGGACGTCTACACCGAGGGACGCAAGTTCATCCACGTGGACATCGAGCCGACCCAGATCGGCCGGGTGTTCACCCCGGACCTGGGCATCGTCTCCGACGCCAGCTCGGCGCTGACCGTATTCATCGAAGTCGCTCGCGAATGGCAGGCCGCCGGCAAGCTGAAGAACCGCAGCGCCTGGCTGCAGGATTGCCAGCAGCGCAAATCGAGCCTGCAACGCAAGACCCACTTCGACAACGTGCCGGTCAAGCCACAGCGCGTGTATGAAGAGATGAACCAGGTATTCGGCAAGGACACCTGCTACGTCAGCACCATCGGCCTGTCGCAGATTGCCGGCGCGCAGTTCCTGCACGTTTACAAGCCACGCCACTGGATCAACTGCGGCCAGGCCGGCCCGCTGGGCTGGACCATTCCGGCGGCGCTGGGGGTGGTCAAGGCCGATCCATCGCGCAAAGTAGTGGCGCTGTCCGGCGACTACGACTTCCAGTTCATGATCGAAGAACTGGCCGTGGGCGCGCAGTTCAAGCTGCCGTACATCCATGTGGTGGTGAACAACTCCTACCTGGGCCTGATCCGCCAGGCACAGCGCGGTTTCGACATGGACTACTGCGTGCAACTGTCCTTCGACAACCTCAACGCCCCGGAACTCAACGGCTACGGCGTGGACCACGTCGCGGTCGCCGAGGGCCTGGGCTGCAAGGCGCTGCGGGTATTCGAGCCGTCGGGCATCCAGCCGGCCCTGCGCCAGGCCCAGGAAATGCTCGAACAGTTCAAGGTGCCGGTGATCGTCGAGATCATCCTGGAGCGTGTCACCAACATCTCCATGGGCACCGAGATCAACGCGGTCAACGAATTCGAAGACCTGGCGCTGGTCGGCAACGACGCGCCGACCGCGATTTCCCTACTCGACTGA
- a CDS encoding TetR/AcrR family transcriptional regulator — protein MSTIRERNKELILRAASEEFADKGFAATKTSDIAAKAGLPKPNVYYYFKSKENLYREVLESIIEPILQASTPFNADGVPSEVLSGYIRSKIRISRDLPFASKVFASEIMHGAPHLSPDQVEQLNAQAKHNIDCIQTWIDRGQIAPIDPHHLMFSIWAATQTYADFDWQISVVTGKAKLDESDYEAAAQTIIRLVLKGCETDK, from the coding sequence ATGAGCACCATCCGCGAGCGCAACAAAGAACTGATCCTGCGTGCCGCCAGTGAAGAGTTTGCCGACAAAGGCTTCGCTGCGACCAAAACCAGCGATATCGCGGCCAAGGCAGGATTGCCCAAACCCAACGTCTACTACTACTTCAAATCCAAGGAGAACCTCTACCGCGAGGTTCTGGAAAGCATCATCGAGCCGATCCTCCAGGCTTCGACCCCGTTCAACGCCGACGGTGTGCCCAGTGAAGTACTGAGCGGCTACATCCGCTCGAAGATCCGCATCTCCCGCGACCTGCCCTTCGCCTCCAAGGTGTTCGCCAGCGAGATCATGCACGGCGCTCCGCACCTGAGCCCGGACCAGGTCGAACAGCTCAACGCCCAGGCCAAGCACAACATCGATTGCATCCAGACCTGGATCGATCGTGGCCAGATCGCGCCCATCGACCCACACCACCTGATGTTCAGCATCTGGGCCGCGACCCAGACCTACGCCGACTTCGACTGGCAGATCTCGGTGGTGACCGGCAAGGCCAAGCTGGACGAGTCCGATTACGAAGCCGCCGCCCAGACCATCATCCGCCTGGTGCTCAAGGGCTGCGAAACGGACAAGTAA
- a CDS encoding SGNH/GDSL hydrolase family protein: protein MTARIKLTPQMAEYEQKFTDGGEVRWLPYLMYFHPTDHRSEVVNTDASGFRYSELLGIQYSVVNSRHAKSVRVLAGSSTVFGIGASSDAWTLPSRLAENDPDSKPWINFGGRSFNSTQELTLFTLYRHLLPKVDEIVLFSGFNNLGLARQPHSSRGEHGAFFNCNQFFDAMRPETQAPKRGMFRALLGKEQEEPTPEPPPTMEEQIDYAADLTLRHLDTWRALAADMGAKLTFILQPLAGWVREKGCDEEEQLFAELDRAGSFSEVYGDILQPSVCEAYAARLREGAQKMGVRFVNITPLLSEALRPEQWLFVDRIHFTDQGNDFVSKIILDVL, encoded by the coding sequence ATGACGGCAAGGATCAAACTGACTCCGCAGATGGCTGAGTACGAGCAGAAATTCACCGACGGTGGTGAGGTTCGCTGGCTTCCTTATTTGATGTATTTCCATCCTACCGACCACCGTTCGGAGGTGGTCAATACAGATGCCTCGGGCTTCCGCTATTCGGAGTTGCTGGGCATACAGTATTCGGTGGTCAATAGCCGCCACGCTAAGAGCGTGCGGGTGCTGGCCGGCAGCTCGACCGTGTTTGGCATCGGTGCCAGCTCGGATGCCTGGACACTGCCTTCGCGCCTGGCCGAGAACGATCCGGACAGCAAACCCTGGATCAACTTCGGCGGACGCAGCTTCAACTCGACCCAGGAACTGACACTCTTCACCCTTTATCGTCATTTGCTGCCCAAGGTCGACGAGATCGTGCTGTTTTCCGGGTTCAACAATCTGGGGCTGGCACGCCAGCCACACAGCAGCCGTGGCGAACATGGCGCTTTCTTCAACTGCAATCAGTTCTTCGACGCCATGCGTCCGGAGACTCAGGCCCCCAAGCGCGGCATGTTCCGCGCCTTGCTCGGCAAGGAACAGGAAGAGCCGACGCCCGAGCCGCCACCGACCATGGAAGAGCAGATCGACTACGCCGCCGACCTGACCCTGCGTCACCTGGATACCTGGCGCGCACTGGCGGCCGACATGGGCGCCAAGCTGACCTTCATTCTGCAGCCGCTGGCCGGCTGGGTCCGGGAAAAGGGTTGCGACGAGGAAGAACAGCTGTTCGCCGAGCTGGATCGCGCCGGCAGTTTCAGCGAGGTCTATGGCGATATCCTGCAGCCCAGCGTCTGCGAGGCCTATGCCGCCCGCCTGCGCGAAGGCGCACAGAAGATGGGCGTGCGTTTCGTGAACATTACACCACTGCTGTCCGAGGCCCTGCGGCCTGAACAGTGGTTGTTCGTCGACCGTATTCACTTCACCGACCAGGGGAACGATTTCGTCTCGAAAATCATCCTCGATGTTCTTTAA
- a CDS encoding GlcG/HbpS family heme-binding protein: MSALTLKVAVSLASKAIAFGREIGAAPLTIAVLDAGGHLVALQREDGASLLRPQIAIGKAWGAIALGKGSRLLALDAQQRPAFIAALNSLGQGSVVPAPGGVLIRDQQGAVVGAIGISGDTSDIDEQCAISAIEAQGLQADAGVSA; encoded by the coding sequence ATGAGCGCTTTAACCTTGAAAGTTGCAGTCAGCCTGGCCAGCAAGGCCATAGCCTTCGGCCGCGAGATCGGCGCGGCCCCCCTGACCATTGCAGTGCTCGATGCCGGCGGGCATCTGGTGGCCTTGCAGCGGGAGGACGGCGCCAGCCTGCTGCGGCCGCAGATCGCCATTGGCAAGGCCTGGGGCGCGATCGCCCTGGGCAAGGGCTCGCGCCTGCTGGCGCTGGATGCGCAGCAGCGGCCGGCGTTCATTGCCGCGCTCAACAGCCTGGGGCAGGGCAGCGTGGTGCCGGCACCGGGTGGGGTATTGATTCGTGATCAGCAGGGGGCGGTGGTGGGGGCGATCGGCATCAGCGGCGACACCTCGGACATCGACGAGCAATGCGCGATCAGCGCCATCGAGGCGCAGGGCTTGCAGGCGGATGCGGGCGTGAGCGCCTGA
- a CDS encoding aminotransferase-like domain-containing protein, producing MTRYLNLAEYISSRIEQGLYGPGERLPSVRALSLEHGVSLTTVQQAYRVLESSGLAIPKPKSGYFVPAGRRLPELPKMGRPSLRPVDISQWDLVQDLMRQEQNANAIQLGCGMPDTTAPTLKPLLTALARISRRSDSPSLQYNHLQGVLSLREQIARLGVDSGCRLTPAEIVVTSGCQEALSIAIRALCEPGDIVAIASPCFHGIIQLLKAAGLKALEIPTDPVTGISLEAMEMALEQWPIKAIQLTPNCNNPLGYIMPDDRKRAMIRLAQRYDVPIIEDDIYGDLAFRYPRPRTLKSFDDDGRVLLCSSFSKTLAPGLRIGWIAPGRYLPQVLHMKYVGSGTTATQPQLAVAEFIAKGHYLPHLRRMRKQYQRHRDLMTEWVSRYLPEGTRVSKPQGGFTLWVELPDEFDTYTLNRLLEAEDIQIANGNIFSAAGKYRNCLRLNFAGVPNRKIEQAINKIGLAVAQLLPA from the coding sequence ATGACTCGATACCTGAATCTCGCCGAATACATCAGCAGCCGCATTGAGCAGGGGTTATACGGACCGGGGGAGCGTCTGCCTTCGGTGCGGGCCCTGAGCCTCGAGCACGGCGTCAGCCTCACCACCGTGCAACAGGCCTATCGGGTTCTGGAAAGCTCGGGACTGGCTATCCCCAAGCCCAAGTCGGGCTATTTCGTCCCGGCCGGCCGGCGCTTGCCGGAGCTGCCGAAGATGGGACGGCCGTCGTTGCGGCCTGTGGATATCTCCCAGTGGGACCTGGTGCAGGACCTGATGCGCCAGGAGCAGAACGCCAATGCCATTCAGCTGGGTTGCGGCATGCCCGACACCACCGCGCCGACCCTCAAGCCGCTGCTGACCGCCCTGGCGCGGATCAGCCGGCGCAGCGACAGCCCTAGCCTGCAATACAACCACCTACAAGGTGTGCTGAGCCTGCGCGAGCAGATTGCCCGCCTCGGCGTCGATTCCGGTTGCCGCCTGACGCCCGCGGAAATCGTCGTCACCAGCGGCTGCCAGGAAGCCCTGTCCATCGCCATCCGCGCCCTGTGCGAACCCGGCGACATCGTGGCCATCGCCTCCCCCTGCTTCCACGGCATCATCCAGCTGCTCAAGGCCGCCGGCCTCAAGGCCCTGGAGATTCCCACCGACCCGGTCACCGGCATCAGCCTGGAAGCCATGGAAATGGCCCTGGAACAATGGCCGATCAAGGCCATCCAGCTCACGCCCAATTGCAACAACCCGCTGGGCTACATCATGCCGGACGATCGCAAGCGCGCGATGATCCGCCTGGCCCAGCGCTACGACGTGCCGATCATCGAAGACGATATCTATGGCGACCTGGCGTTCCGCTATCCGCGGCCGCGCACCCTGAAGTCATTCGACGACGACGGGCGCGTGCTGCTGTGCAGTTCGTTCTCGAAAACCCTGGCGCCAGGACTGAGGATCGGCTGGATCGCCCCGGGACGTTACCTGCCGCAAGTGCTGCACATGAAATACGTCGGCTCCGGCACCACCGCTACCCAGCCACAGCTGGCGGTGGCCGAATTCATTGCCAAGGGTCACTACCTGCCGCACCTGCGGCGGATGCGCAAACAGTACCAGCGCCATCGCGACCTGATGACCGAGTGGGTCAGCCGCTATCTGCCGGAAGGCACCCGGGTCAGCAAACCCCAGGGCGGGTTCACCTTGTGGGTGGAGCTGCCGGACGAGTTCGACACCTACACCCTGAACCGGCTGTTGGAAGCCGAGGACATCCAGATCGCCAACGGCAATATCTTTTCCGCGGCCGGCAAGTACCGCAATTGCCTCAGGCTGAACTTTGCCGGCGTGCCCAACCGCAAGATCGAACAGGCGATCAACAAGATCGGCCTGGCGGTCGCGCAACTGCTCCCCGCCTGA
- a CDS encoding DUF808 domain-containing protein gives MAGSSLLVLIDDIAAVLDDVALMTKMAAKKTAGVLGDDLALNAQQVSGVRAERELPVVWAVAKGSFLNKLILVPAALAISAFAPWLVIPLLMLGGAYLCFEGFEKLAHKFLHSKAEDQAEHQQLIEAVADPATDLVAFEKTKIKGAIRTDFILSAEIIAITLGTVADAPLMQQVVVLSGIAIVMTVGVYGLVGGIVKLDDLGLWLTQKPGQVAKSIGGAILRAAPYMMKSLSVIGTAAMFMVGGGILTHGVPAAHHWIETVTARTAEAVGGFSLIMPTLLNAVAGIIAGAAVLVVVSLGGKLWRAARA, from the coding sequence ATGGCCGGAAGCAGTTTGCTGGTGCTGATCGACGATATTGCCGCGGTACTCGACGACGTGGCGCTGATGACCAAGATGGCGGCGAAGAAGACCGCCGGGGTGCTGGGGGACGACCTCGCGCTCAATGCCCAGCAGGTTTCCGGGGTGCGCGCCGAGCGTGAGTTGCCGGTGGTCTGGGCGGTGGCCAAGGGCTCGTTCCTGAACAAGCTGATCCTGGTGCCCGCGGCGCTGGCCATCAGTGCCTTCGCGCCCTGGCTGGTGATACCGCTGCTGATGCTCGGCGGCGCCTATCTGTGCTTCGAGGGCTTTGAAAAGCTCGCCCACAAGTTTCTCCACAGCAAGGCCGAGGATCAGGCCGAGCACCAGCAACTGATCGAAGCCGTGGCGGACCCGGCCACCGATCTGGTGGCCTTCGAGAAGACCAAGATCAAGGGCGCGATCCGCACCGACTTCATTCTCTCGGCCGAGATCATCGCCATTACCCTGGGCACCGTCGCCGACGCGCCGTTGATGCAGCAGGTGGTGGTGCTTTCGGGCATCGCCATCGTCATGACCGTCGGCGTGTATGGCCTGGTGGGCGGCATCGTCAAGCTCGACGACCTTGGCCTGTGGCTGACGCAGAAGCCGGGCCAGGTGGCGAAAAGCATCGGTGGCGCGATCCTGCGCGCGGCGCCCTACATGATGAAAAGCCTCTCGGTGATCGGCACCGCGGCCATGTTCATGGTCGGCGGCGGCATCCTGACCCATGGCGTGCCGGCGGCGCATCACTGGATCGAGACTGTCACCGCGCGCACGGCCGAGGCGGTTGGCGGGTTTTCGCTGATCATGCCGACGCTGCTCAATGCCGTGGCCGGCATCATCGCCGGCGCCGCGGTACTGGTCGTGGTGTCGCTGGGCGGCAAGCTGTGGCGCGCGGCCAGGGCCTGA